From Caminibacter mediatlanticus TB-2, the proteins below share one genomic window:
- the mqnP gene encoding menaquinone biosynthesis prenyltransferase MqnP has protein sequence MKKYLELVKFSHTIFSIPFILIGMIVATHSWFGWKLLILGILAAITARNFAMAVNRYLDREFDAKNPRTANRVSVTGKVSENEMLMFIIINAFIFIFISYLINDLAFKLSIPILFILGIYSYFKRFSEFAHLILGISLGLAPIAGVIAVSENIPCWSVFLAFGVMFWVAGFDILYSLQDIEFDKKEGLFSIPSVVGERGAIFISKLFHILAVVFWLLFVIYAKLGFFSYLAVIISAVMLYYEHKLIEKDFKNIPKAFFDVNGFLGIIFLILIILDKVLL, from the coding sequence ATGAAGAAATATTTAGAGTTAGTAAAGTTTTCTCATACTATTTTTAGTATTCCTTTTATTTTAATTGGAATGATAGTAGCAACTCATAGCTGGTTTGGATGGAAGTTGTTAATTCTTGGTATTTTAGCAGCTATTACTGCCAGAAATTTTGCTATGGCAGTAAATAGGTATTTAGATAGAGAATTTGATGCTAAAAATCCACGAACTGCTAATAGAGTATCTGTTACAGGTAAAGTTAGTGAAAATGAAATGCTTATGTTTATTATTATAAATGCTTTTATTTTTATTTTTATATCGTATTTAATAAATGATTTAGCTTTTAAACTCTCAATTCCTATTTTATTTATTTTAGGAATATATAGCTATTTTAAAAGATTTAGTGAATTTGCTCATTTAATTTTAGGAATTTCTCTTGGACTTGCTCCAATTGCAGGGGTTATTGCTGTAAGTGAGAATATTCCATGTTGGAGTGTTTTTTTAGCATTTGGAGTTATGTTTTGGGTGGCTGGGTTTGATATTTTATATTCTTTGCAAGATATAGAGTTCGATAAAAAAGAAGGACTTTTTTCTATACCATCAGTGGTGGGAGAGAGAGGGGCTATATTTATTTCTAAACTTTTTCATATTTTGGCAGTAGTTTTTTGGCTTTTATTTGTAATTTATGCAAAGCTTGGATTTTTTTCTTATTTGGCAGTTATAATTTCAGCAGTTATGCTTTATTATGAACATAAATTAATTGAAAAAGATTTCAAAAATATTCCAAAAGCGTTTTTTGATGTAAATGGATTTTTGGGTATTATTTTTTTAATATTAATAATTTTAGATAAGGTATTATTATGA
- the rplM gene encoding 50S ribosomal protein L13 yields MKFTKSIRPEDVKRDWILIDAKDKTFGRIITEIATILRGKHKPYYTPHVDCGDYVVVINADKVKFSTSKKLEDKYYKHTGYFGHVKEETVEKLLKNNPEKLFKLATRGMLPKTKLGRKMLKKLKVYAGENHPHTAQVKGN; encoded by the coding sequence ATGAAATTTACAAAATCAATTAGACCTGAAGATGTTAAGAGAGATTGGATTTTAATAGATGCAAAAGATAAAACTTTTGGTAGAATTATTACAGAAATTGCAACAATTTTAAGAGGGAAACATAAACCTTATTATACTCCTCATGTAGATTGTGGTGATTATGTTGTTGTAATTAATGCTGATAAAGTAAAATTTTCTACATCTAAAAAATTAGAAGACAAGTACTATAAACATACAGGTTATTTTGGGCACGTTAAAGAAGAAACAGTTGAAAAATTACTTAAAAATAATCCTGAAAAATTATTTAAATTAGCAACAAGAGGTATGCTTCCTAAAACTAAACTTGGTAGAAAAATGCTTAAAAAATTAAAAGTTTATGCAGGTGAAAATCATCCTCATACAGCACAAGTAAAGGGTAACTAA
- a CDS encoding DUF6115 domain-containing protein — MNSLVIIIFIGLSAFMLFLFFYMLKREKFIEQKFAAIELSVEELNKELFLLKKEIKKINSVEDIKKIEEIIEEIVDDIKYLEEKNRDFYKKIEEEIVKIENNLKKSPVNALSNINKHEESKVLNLYKNGYTIEEISRELRIPAGEIELILKFSNLH; from the coding sequence ATGAATAGTTTAGTTATAATAATTTTTATAGGACTTAGTGCTTTTATGTTATTTTTATTTTTTTATATGTTAAAAAGAGAAAAATTTATTGAACAAAAATTTGCAGCTATTGAGTTATCGGTAGAGGAGTTAAATAAAGAATTATTTTTATTAAAAAAAGAGATTAAAAAAATAAATTCTGTAGAAGACATCAAAAAAATTGAAGAAATAATTGAAGAAATAGTTGATGATATTAAGTATTTAGAAGAGAAAAATAGAGACTTTTATAAAAAAATAGAAGAAGAAATAGTAAAAATAGAGAATAATTTAAAAAAATCACCAGTAAATGCTCTAAGTAATATAAATAAACATGAAGAATCAAAAGTATTAAATCTATATAAAAATGGTTATACCATAGAAGAAATTAGTAGAGAACTTAGAATCCCAGCTGGAGAAATTGAATTAATATTAAAATTTTCTAACCTTCACTAA
- the rpsI gene encoding 30S ribosomal protein S9, with protein sequence MHGRIYATGKRKEAVAKVWLKNGSGNITVNGKPLDEFLGGREALKLRVRWPLMLVKQEGNFDIEVKVLGGGFAAQADAIKHGISKALVEYAPEFRSILKPAGLLTRDARVVERKKYGKKKARKSPQFSKR encoded by the coding sequence ATGCATGGTAGAATTTACGCAACTGGAAAAAGAAAAGAAGCTGTAGCTAAAGTATGGTTAAAAAATGGAAGTGGTAATATTACTGTTAATGGAAAACCACTTGATGAATTTCTTGGAGGAAGAGAAGCACTAAAACTTAGAGTAAGATGGCCTTTAATGTTAGTAAAACAAGAAGGTAATTTTGATATTGAAGTAAAAGTACTTGGTGGTGGTTTTGCAGCTCAAGCTGATGCAATTAAACATGGTATTTCAAAAGCATTAGTGGAATACGCTCCTGAATTTAGAAGTATTTTAAAACCAGCTGGACTTCTTACAAGAGATGCAAGAGTTGTTGAGAGAAAAAAATACGGAAAGAAAAAAGCAAGAAAATCTCCACAATTCTCAAAAAGATAA
- the miaA gene encoding tRNA (adenosine(37)-N6)-dimethylallyltransferase MiaA: protein MFALIGPTASGKSDLAIKLAKKLNYEILSLDSLSIYKEIDIASAKPRKEELNKIKHYGVNEIYPNEHFDVTKFIEIYQKIPHKNIIIVGGTSFYLKAMIDGISQMPKISEEIRKEAKKLNYEFLKKIDHLYASKISSNDTYRIQKGIEIYLATKMPPTKYFELNPPKPLLPQIPIFEIEIDRKILKERIKIRTKKMFENGLIDEVAYLEKKYRDRRLPSLKAIGIKEVLDYFNGKYNKEKLFEKIVTNTSRLAKRQQTFNKTQFKNKISAPKEKLEEIILSKINP, encoded by the coding sequence TTGTTTGCCTTAATTGGTCCTACTGCAAGCGGTAAAAGTGACTTAGCAATTAAATTAGCAAAAAAACTAAACTATGAAATACTCTCACTTGATAGTTTAAGTATATATAAAGAAATTGATATTGCCTCAGCAAAACCAAGAAAAGAAGAATTAAATAAAATAAAACATTATGGAGTTAATGAAATTTATCCAAACGAACATTTTGATGTAACAAAATTTATAGAAATCTATCAAAAAATTCCTCATAAAAACATTATAATAGTTGGAGGGACAAGTTTTTATCTAAAAGCTATGATAGATGGTATATCTCAAATGCCAAAAATAAGTGAAGAGATAAGAAAAGAAGCAAAAAAATTAAATTATGAGTTTTTAAAAAAAATAGACCATCTTTATGCAAGTAAAATTTCTTCTAATGATACTTATAGAATTCAAAAAGGTATAGAAATATACCTTGCAACTAAAATGCCCCCTACTAAATATTTTGAATTAAATCCACCAAAACCTCTTTTGCCTCAAATCCCTATTTTTGAAATAGAAATAGATAGAAAAATATTAAAAGAAAGAATAAAAATTAGAACTAAAAAAATGTTTGAAAATGGTTTAATTGATGAAGTAGCTTATCTTGAAAAAAAATATCGTGATAGAAGACTACCCTCACTAAAAGCTATTGGAATAAAAGAAGTGTTAGACTATTTTAATGGAAAATATAATAAAGAAAAACTTTTTGAAAAAATAGTTACTAATACTTCTCGTCTTGCAAAACGACAACAAACATTTAATAAAACTCAATTTAAAAATAAAATTTCAGCCCCAAAAGAAAAATTAGAAGAAATAATTCTTTCTAAAATAAATCCATAG